Proteins co-encoded in one Haladaptatus sp. ZSTT2 genomic window:
- the aspS gene encoding aspartate--tRNA(Asn) ligase, giving the protein MEDRTHTADVSPGETVTIAGWAHETRDLGGIAFLIVRDKTGKIQVKFEKDEMDDDLVETGTHVSRESVVQVTGKAEEEPRAPTGVEIVPDSIEVLAPAEPELPLDPSGKVDAELSTRLDNRTLDARRDETKAIFEIRAEILRAVRDYFRSVGGTEINTPKIVATGTEGGTELFPITYFGQEAFMNQSPQLFKQLMVGSGLERVFEIGPIFRAEEHNTPRHLNEATMIDFESAFIDHQEAMDVCEGTLKAAYTAVAENCQRELELLGLEDEFEVPEDDFPRLTYEEAIQRINATGELDEQLVWGDDLPTEGEKALGKDVGGHYFIIDWPSEIKPFYIQDYDDDPDLSKGFDLMHPRMELVSGGQREHRYDNLVEGFKQQGLDPDAFEYYTKMFKYGMPPHAGWAYGVERLVMTMLGLSNIREAVLFPRDRQRLSP; this is encoded by the coding sequence ATGGAAGACCGGACACACACGGCAGACGTTTCGCCCGGCGAAACGGTCACTATCGCGGGGTGGGCGCACGAGACGCGCGACCTCGGCGGCATTGCATTCCTCATCGTTCGCGACAAGACCGGTAAGATTCAGGTCAAATTCGAGAAAGACGAGATGGACGACGACCTCGTCGAGACGGGCACGCACGTCTCGCGCGAAAGCGTCGTGCAGGTCACCGGCAAGGCAGAAGAAGAGCCACGCGCGCCAACCGGCGTCGAAATCGTCCCCGACTCCATCGAAGTGCTCGCACCTGCCGAGCCAGAGCTGCCGCTCGACCCGTCGGGAAAAGTGGACGCTGAACTCTCGACGCGCCTCGACAACCGCACCTTAGACGCCCGCCGCGACGAGACGAAGGCCATCTTCGAGATTCGCGCCGAAATCCTCCGCGCCGTGCGCGACTACTTCCGCTCCGTTGGCGGCACCGAGATCAACACGCCGAAAATCGTCGCAACCGGCACCGAGGGTGGCACGGAACTGTTCCCAATCACCTACTTCGGCCAGGAAGCGTTCATGAACCAGTCGCCACAACTGTTCAAACAGCTCATGGTCGGCTCCGGCTTAGAGCGCGTCTTCGAAATCGGCCCAATCTTCCGCGCTGAAGAGCACAACACGCCGCGCCACCTGAACGAAGCGACGATGATCGACTTCGAGAGCGCATTCATCGACCATCAAGAGGCGATGGACGTGTGCGAAGGCACGCTCAAGGCAGCCTACACTGCGGTCGCAGAGAACTGCCAGCGCGAACTCGAACTTCTTGGTCTCGAAGACGAGTTCGAAGTGCCAGAAGACGACTTCCCACGCCTCACCTACGAGGAAGCCATCCAGCGCATCAACGCGACGGGCGAACTCGACGAGCAGCTCGTCTGGGGCGACGACCTTCCGACCGAAGGCGAGAAAGCACTCGGTAAGGACGTCGGTGGCCACTACTTCATCATCGACTGGCCAAGCGAAATCAAGCCGTTCTACATTCAGGATTACGACGACGACCCCGACCTCTCGAAGGGCTTCGACCTCATGCACCCACGCATGGAACTCGTCTCCGGCGGCCAGCGTGAACACCGCTACGACAACCTCGTCGAAGGCTTCAAACAGCAGGGTCTCGACCCGGACGCCTTCGAATACTACACCAAGATGTTCAAGTACGGCATGCCGCCACACGCGGGCTGGGCGTACGGTGTCGAGCGTCTCGTCATGACGATGCTCGGACTGTCGAACATTCGTGAAGCGGTTCTGTTCCCGCGAGATCGTCAGCGCCTGTCGCCATAG